One stretch of Streptococcus australis DNA includes these proteins:
- a CDS encoding 3-oxoacyl-[acyl-carrier-protein] synthase III C-terminal domain-containing protein yields MTEVKRHVEIAGYGICLPKHTVQFKDQTRYRVVENEETQLDLAEVAIQRALEHANLDIKDIDCLVSASAVGVQPIPCTAALIHERVAKGLSIPAMDINTTCTSFISALSTMSHLIEAGEYNRVLIVSSEVGSLGLNPKQKESFELFSDGAAAFIFQKSHQEKGIIASLQRTWSEGAHDTEIRGGLTSFQPKEYSEATKTNYMFDMKGKKILLLSARKIPVMFEEFQEKTQLALRDVDYIIPHQASRALPLVMDKLGVAEEQYLNLVTDYGNMVSVSVPFGLAYSLEHGLVKEGDVIYLMGTAAGMTVNMLALKL; encoded by the coding sequence ATGACAGAAGTAAAAAGACATGTAGAAATCGCAGGTTATGGCATTTGCCTTCCAAAGCATACAGTTCAATTTAAAGACCAGACCCGTTATCGTGTAGTTGAAAATGAAGAAACGCAGTTAGATTTGGCAGAGGTAGCCATTCAGAGAGCACTCGAACATGCAAATTTGGATATTAAAGATATCGATTGCCTTGTATCAGCTAGTGCAGTTGGAGTTCAGCCTATTCCTTGTACGGCTGCCTTGATTCATGAACGCGTGGCAAAAGGGCTCTCAATCCCAGCTATGGATATCAATACGACCTGTACCAGCTTTATTTCTGCTCTATCGACCATGTCCCACTTGATTGAGGCGGGCGAATACAATCGTGTTCTGATCGTGTCTAGTGAGGTTGGAAGTTTAGGGCTCAATCCCAAGCAAAAAGAAAGTTTTGAACTTTTTAGTGATGGAGCAGCAGCCTTTATTTTCCAAAAAAGCCATCAGGAAAAAGGGATCATTGCTAGTCTCCAACGTACTTGGTCAGAAGGAGCTCACGATACGGAAATTCGTGGAGGTCTGACTTCTTTTCAACCAAAAGAGTACTCTGAAGCGACTAAGACCAACTATATGTTTGATATGAAGGGCAAGAAAATTCTCCTCTTGTCTGCTCGTAAAATCCCAGTCATGTTTGAAGAGTTTCAAGAAAAAACACAGCTAGCCTTGAGAGATGTGGACTATATCATTCCTCACCAAGCAAGTCGTGCTCTTCCTTTGGTCATGGACAAACTAGGTGTAGCCGAGGAACAATATCTTAATCTCGTCACGGATTATGGAAATATGGTATCAGTCTCTGTGCCGTTTGGCTTGGCTTATTCGTTAGAGCATGGACTTGTCAAGGAGGGAGATGTCATCTATCTTATGGGAACTGCAGCCGGTATGACCGTCAATATGTTGGCTCTCAAACTGTAA
- a CDS encoding F390 synthetase-related protein yields MKKITFLKTFIQTRWLHHFKSREAVENYQKKQLANYMDFLKRESPYFKNGVPSNFDHMDKAFMMEHFNELNTQGVDRDEALSLAIESEKTRDFTELKGEVAVGLSSGTSGHRGLFITTEKERSMWAAAILAKMLPKGQLFGHRIAFFLRADNELYQTINTALIRLEYFDIFKHTDEHIERLNNYQPTIIVAPASMLIELSKRLKDGELAIHPQKIVSVAEILEDSDRGRIAEAFSLSIIDQVYQATEGFLACTCSAGNLHLNEDIIFVEKQYLDDRRFYPVITDFKRSSQPVYRYQLNDILVENPEPCSCGSYYTRIDKVEGRSDDIFYFEGQNGGQVTIYPDFIRRCILFVENVGDYQVKQHSEKLVEVCLSRRDEDVETAILAQFQLLAQQKEFIVPQIQFSDYHWDTSRKLKRIQRL; encoded by the coding sequence ATGAAAAAAATAACCTTTCTTAAAACCTTTATCCAAACTCGTTGGCTTCATCATTTCAAATCTCGAGAAGCTGTAGAAAACTATCAGAAAAAGCAATTAGCCAACTATATGGACTTTTTAAAGCGAGAGTCTCCCTACTTTAAAAATGGGGTTCCTAGCAACTTTGACCATATGGACAAGGCTTTTATGATGGAACATTTTAATGAGCTCAACACCCAAGGAGTGGATAGAGATGAAGCCTTATCCTTAGCTATTGAAAGCGAGAAGACCCGTGATTTCACTGAACTTAAAGGGGAAGTGGCCGTCGGTCTATCTTCAGGGACATCTGGACATCGGGGGCTCTTTATCACAACAGAGAAAGAGCGAAGTATGTGGGCTGCGGCTATCTTGGCAAAGATGTTGCCCAAGGGGCAGCTTTTTGGACACCGCATCGCCTTTTTCCTGAGAGCTGATAATGAACTCTATCAGACCATCAATACGGCGCTCATTCGTCTAGAGTATTTTGATATTTTCAAACATACAGATGAGCATATAGAGCGACTCAACAACTATCAACCAACGATTATTGTGGCGCCAGCCTCGATGTTGATTGAATTGAGCAAGCGTCTCAAGGATGGAGAGTTAGCTATTCACCCACAAAAAATCGTTTCGGTGGCGGAAATCTTGGAAGATAGTGATAGGGGACGGATCGCAGAAGCCTTTTCTCTATCCATCATTGACCAAGTTTATCAGGCGACAGAAGGTTTCCTAGCCTGCACTTGCTCAGCTGGTAATCTACATCTCAACGAAGACATTATATTTGTGGAAAAGCAGTATCTAGATGACCGCCGTTTTTATCCAGTGATTACGGACTTTAAGCGAAGTAGTCAGCCTGTTTATCGCTACCAGCTCAATGATATCTTGGTTGAAAATCCGGAGCCTTGTTCCTGTGGCTCCTACTATACACGGATTGACAAGGTCGAAGGACGTTCTGATGATATCTTCTACTTTGAAGGGCAGAATGGCGGGCAGGTAACCATCTATCCAGACTTTATCAGGCGTTGCATCCTCTTTGTGGAGAATGTAGGAGATTATCAAGTTAAGCAACATTCCGAGAAATTAGTGGAAGTTTGTTTAAGCCGACGAGATGAGGACGTAGAGACAGCAATTTTAGCACAGTTCCAACTCTTGGCCCAGCAAAAAGAGTTCATAGTTCCTCAAATCCAATTTTCAGATTATCACTGGGATACTAGCCGTAAACTCAAACGTATCCAACGTTTATGA